The proteins below are encoded in one region of Bremerella sp. P1:
- a CDS encoding NADH-quinone oxidoreductase subunit N, with translation MFFTLVNHLTSDTFASLPGFGVELVLCVTIVVILLARMFPFSERIDSTWFALLGTLVALCVLSPLAPWDISQSPARMVSIGEMPRVEIFTGMLVHDGFTVVIKTFLLVFLLLFFVLVKLTRAHRKPDSPDFSTLVLGSALGMCLMVSANHMLMIFLAIEMASVPSYAMVAIHRHDRKGSEAALKYAVYGAGTAGVMLYGISLLAGMLNSAHVPTMALHLAQMAAAGITPAESVILVMAMLMILVGVAFKLSAVPFHQWCPDVFEGATAEVGAFLSVASKAAALALLVRLSVGLTCLESAPLELISWGDGSELNVPDSAELVGLALGSVQNLVAWVIAVMAAVTCTFGNLAAFAQTNIKRLLAYSTIAHAGYMMMAVPAVLALVSIDTYVAGQCVGYLALYIAVYLLMNLGAFAVVAMVRDVTGSEEIRDYAGMIHRSKSFTICLTVMLVSLVGLPPLAGFIGKFAVFAGLARGYLASGETYLVALLVIGCVNTAISLFYYLRIVKTMTIDSAEADTAPLRSSPSILQAGYLWLLAVPVMVLIVGWDFLNVWIQQAVLGLIS, from the coding sequence ATGTTCTTCACCCTTGTGAATCACCTGACGTCCGATACCTTTGCCAGCCTCCCCGGGTTTGGGGTAGAGCTGGTATTGTGCGTGACGATTGTTGTGATTCTCTTGGCTCGCATGTTCCCGTTTTCTGAGCGAATCGACTCGACCTGGTTCGCTCTGCTAGGAACGCTGGTTGCCCTTTGTGTGTTGTCGCCGCTGGCCCCTTGGGACATTTCGCAAAGTCCGGCTCGCATGGTCAGCATCGGTGAGATGCCGCGGGTAGAAATCTTCACCGGCATGCTTGTTCACGATGGATTCACGGTTGTCATCAAGACATTCTTACTGGTCTTCCTGCTGCTCTTCTTTGTTCTCGTAAAGCTGACCCGGGCACATCGCAAGCCCGATAGCCCTGACTTCTCGACGCTTGTCTTAGGTTCGGCCCTGGGGATGTGCCTGATGGTGTCGGCCAACCATATGTTGATGATCTTCCTTGCGATCGAGATGGCTTCGGTTCCTTCGTATGCCATGGTGGCGATCCATCGTCACGATCGAAAAGGATCGGAGGCCGCGCTGAAGTATGCCGTGTACGGGGCAGGCACCGCTGGGGTGATGTTATATGGAATCAGTCTACTGGCCGGCATGCTGAATTCGGCGCATGTGCCAACGATGGCGTTGCACCTCGCGCAAATGGCAGCCGCCGGAATCACGCCGGCTGAGAGCGTGATCCTGGTGATGGCCATGCTGATGATTCTGGTGGGTGTGGCGTTCAAACTGTCGGCCGTTCCGTTTCATCAGTGGTGTCCCGATGTGTTTGAAGGGGCGACCGCCGAAGTTGGCGCGTTCCTTTCGGTGGCATCGAAAGCTGCCGCCTTGGCACTTTTGGTTCGCTTGTCAGTCGGACTGACGTGCTTGGAAAGTGCTCCCCTTGAGTTGATTTCATGGGGCGATGGAAGTGAGTTGAACGTTCCTGACTCTGCCGAGTTAGTTGGCCTGGCATTGGGTTCTGTGCAAAACTTAGTCGCTTGGGTGATTGCCGTGATGGCGGCGGTAACTTGTACGTTTGGAAATCTAGCAGCCTTCGCTCAGACAAACATCAAGCGGCTCTTGGCTTATTCCACAATTGCGCACGCAGGCTACATGATGATGGCTGTGCCTGCCGTGCTCGCTCTCGTCTCAATCGATACCTACGTGGCCGGCCAGTGTGTTGGCTATCTGGCACTTTATATTGCCGTTTATCTATTGATGAATCTCGGAGCGTTCGCCGTCGTGGCCATGGTCCGTGATGTCACCGGAAGTGAAGAGATTCGCGACTATGCCGGGATGATTCATCGCAGCAAGTCGTTCACGATTTGCCTGACGGTGATGCTGGTCAGTCTCGTCGGTCTTCCGCCGCTGGCCGGTTTTATTGGCAAGTTTGCAGTCTTTGCCGGACTAGCTCGCGGATACCTGGCAAGTGGCGAAACGTACCTGGTCGCTTTGCTTGTGATTGGTTGCGTCAACACGGCGATCAGCTTGTTCTACTATCTTCGGATCGTGAAAACGATGACGATCGACTCGGCCGAAGCGGACACGGCACCGTTGCGAAGTTCGCCGAGTATTCTGCAGGCAGGCTATCTGTGGTTGTTAGCGGTGCCTGTCATGGTGTTGATTGTCGGTTGGGATTTTCTGAACGTTTGGATTCAGCAGGCCGTTCTCGGTTTGATCTCGTGA
- a CDS encoding TatD family hydrolase: MEWIDTHAHLFDEGLLPQIEDVLSRAQEAGVGTIVAIGTTLEDSRICVELAERFPQVYASVGIHPNHSAEAKDGDLDQVEQLISHPKVVAVGETGLDRYWDFAPIELQKEYLQWHVEKSRAYKKPLVIHMRDCEDDIIEWLESSKKEGPLSGILHSYTGNAQLAELGVACGMHISFAGMLTFKRNQELRDVAKTIPVDRLLVETDCPYLSPEPCRKQRPNEPALVVHTGTCLANERGVEPSEMASITTANARKLFGIAES, from the coding sequence GTGGAATGGATTGACACGCACGCCCATTTGTTCGACGAAGGGCTCCTGCCGCAAATTGAGGACGTATTGTCTCGAGCCCAAGAGGCGGGCGTGGGGACGATTGTGGCCATCGGTACCACTCTGGAAGATAGCCGGATCTGCGTCGAGCTGGCCGAGCGATTTCCACAGGTCTACGCTTCGGTGGGGATTCATCCCAATCATAGTGCCGAGGCCAAAGATGGCGATCTCGATCAGGTTGAGCAGTTGATTTCTCATCCCAAGGTGGTCGCCGTTGGAGAGACAGGCCTCGATCGATACTGGGACTTCGCCCCGATCGAACTTCAGAAAGAGTACCTGCAGTGGCATGTGGAAAAGTCGAGGGCGTACAAGAAGCCGCTCGTGATTCACATGCGAGATTGTGAAGATGACATCATCGAGTGGTTAGAGTCCTCGAAGAAAGAGGGGCCGCTTTCCGGAATTCTGCATTCGTATACTGGCAACGCCCAGTTGGCCGAACTAGGTGTCGCGTGTGGCATGCATATTAGCTTTGCAGGAATGCTGACGTTCAAGAGGAACCAGGAGCTTCGCGACGTGGCGAAAACGATTCCAGTCGATCGTTTACTCGTAGAAACCGACTGTCCTTACCTGAGCCCTGAGCCATGCCGTAAACAGAGGCCCAATGAGCCGGCACTCGTTGTTCACACGGGAACATGTCTGGCGAATGAGCGGGGTGTTGAACCCTCGGAGATGGCAAGTATCACGACGGCAAACGCGCGAAAGCTGTTCGGCATCGCGGAATCGTAA
- a CDS encoding thioredoxin family protein: MVKTASTMLPLGTPAPDFSLLNVDSKTVSLADFADAKALVVIFMCNHCPFVKHLADALADFGRECQAKGVAVVAISSNDVANYPDDSPEQMVHEAENRGYTFPYLYDEDQSVAKAYKAACTPDFYVFDGEMKLAYRGQFDASRPGNDIAVSGDDLRKAVDAVAAGNPVPEPHMPSIGCNIKWIAGKEPEYFNPAGAA, encoded by the coding sequence ATGGTTAAGACCGCCAGTACCATGCTTCCGCTGGGAACGCCTGCTCCCGATTTTTCCCTTCTGAACGTCGACTCGAAGACGGTCTCGCTTGCTGACTTTGCAGATGCCAAGGCATTGGTCGTGATCTTCATGTGCAATCACTGTCCATTCGTGAAACATTTGGCAGATGCTTTGGCCGACTTTGGTCGTGAATGCCAGGCGAAGGGTGTTGCCGTAGTGGCGATCAGTTCCAACGACGTTGCCAACTACCCGGACGATTCCCCAGAACAGATGGTTCACGAAGCCGAAAACCGCGGCTACACGTTTCCTTACCTGTATGACGAAGATCAGAGTGTTGCCAAAGCCTACAAAGCGGCCTGCACGCCGGACTTCTATGTCTTTGACGGCGAGATGAAGCTTGCTTATCGCGGGCAGTTCGACGCCAGCCGTCCAGGTAACGACATCGCTGTCTCTGGCGACGATCTTCGCAAGGCGGTTGATGCCGTAGCCGCAGGCAATCCTGTGCCGGAACCACACATGCCCAGCATCGGCTGCAACATCAAATGGATCGCCGGGAAGGAACCGGAATACTTCAATCCCGCCGGTGCGGCTTAG
- a CDS encoding carboxylate-amine ligase yields the protein MSKIEFRANNYPTLGVELELGLVDSKTMHLSSAVQTILDQLPEEEKGQYKPELMQCCLEINTGICHTVGEAEQDLSDKIKRIETVLDKLGLKLWWAATHPFSRWKDQQVTPNQRYLDLLELLQEMARRLVTQGLHVHVGVESGDKAVMLCDRIMQYLPLLLALSSSSPYWEGRDTGLSSHRSKIMEGLPTAGIPTLMRNWSEYVWIVNHMVDTGFINTIREIWWDVRPHHNFGTVEVRICDMPGSLEDVLALTAMTQCLIVYLSRQIDEGAYQHDCHPMMVRQNKWRAARFGTAARLVNSFTFDVETVPEMTKRLVTNLAPVAKRLQCADQLEHCNVIANRPSWAAQQRKLLQETGSAAEMVRILSEGARLSKAAGSEESTV from the coding sequence ATGTCGAAAATTGAGTTTCGCGCCAACAATTACCCGACCCTTGGTGTTGAGTTGGAATTAGGTCTGGTCGATAGCAAGACGATGCACCTATCGTCCGCCGTTCAGACGATCCTCGATCAATTGCCGGAAGAGGAAAAAGGGCAGTACAAGCCCGAACTGATGCAGTGCTGCCTGGAGATCAACACAGGCATATGCCACACCGTTGGCGAAGCCGAACAGGATCTTTCCGACAAGATCAAGCGCATCGAGACGGTTCTCGACAAGTTGGGGCTGAAACTTTGGTGGGCTGCCACGCATCCCTTCTCGCGATGGAAGGATCAACAAGTCACACCCAACCAGCGTTACCTGGACTTGCTGGAGCTTCTGCAAGAGATGGCCAGACGCCTGGTCACCCAAGGTTTGCATGTGCATGTCGGGGTCGAATCTGGCGACAAAGCGGTCATGCTCTGTGATCGCATCATGCAATACCTTCCTCTGCTGTTGGCCCTTTCCAGTTCGAGCCCTTACTGGGAAGGACGCGACACAGGCCTGTCATCTCATCGCAGTAAGATCATGGAAGGATTGCCCACCGCTGGCATTCCGACCCTGATGCGTAACTGGAGTGAATACGTATGGATCGTGAATCACATGGTCGATACTGGCTTTATCAATACCATCCGGGAAATCTGGTGGGACGTTCGCCCTCACCATAACTTTGGAACGGTTGAAGTTCGCATCTGTGACATGCCGGGCAGCCTGGAAGATGTGCTGGCTCTGACCGCCATGACCCAGTGCCTGATCGTGTATCTTTCGCGACAGATCGACGAAGGAGCCTACCAACACGATTGTCACCCAATGATGGTTCGACAGAACAAGTGGCGTGCGGCCCGCTTTGGCACTGCGGCCCGCTTGGTTAACTCGTTCACGTTCGATGTCGAAACGGTGCCTGAGATGACCAAGCGTCTGGTGACCAACCTGGCACCGGTCGCCAAACGGCTTCAATGTGCCGACCAGCTTGAACACTGCAACGTCATCGCAAATCGCCCTAGCTGGGCAGCGCAGCAGCGGAAGTTGTTACAAGAAACAGGATCAGCGGCCGAGATGGTCCGCATCCTGTCTGAAGGAGCAAGACTATCCAAGGCCGCTGGTTCCGAAGAATCAACCGTTTGA
- a CDS encoding M20 metallopeptidase family protein, translating to MTAWQSRLSAEIDQNSDHLVQFRRNLHRFPEVSGEEFQTSLSLYQILGDLGLSVRMGPEGRGVIADLDTFEGEGSTAIALRGDIDALRIHDCKKVDYCSQVDGVMHACGHDAHTTLVLGAAEAIQALAKNNELPWPVRARFIFQPAEETCVGAKAMIKAGALEDVSAIFATHMEPGLPFGKVGFRKGELTANCEEIRITIHGSSGHGARPYEANDPIAAAAQLINTLYLALPRVTQTHEAVVVSFGQIHGGTSANVIPETVELQGTMRTLQAQTRTETIRHIHRIADGIAMATQTEIEVSFDLGTPAVRNDGNVIDLLRENCVELLGMPAIYDVPRASMGGEDFAFYLDHVPGAMLRLGCAIPGSSNWPLLHSTKFDIDERVLPLGANLLARSVIACFEPGSRFNTRLLQSRTTSSPDSASD from the coding sequence ATGACAGCTTGGCAATCGCGACTGAGTGCGGAGATCGACCAGAATAGCGATCACCTCGTTCAATTTCGCCGTAACTTGCATCGCTTTCCCGAAGTTTCTGGCGAAGAATTCCAGACTAGCCTCTCTCTCTATCAAATCCTGGGCGACCTAGGTCTATCGGTCCGCATGGGACCCGAAGGTCGTGGTGTTATCGCTGATCTCGACACCTTTGAAGGCGAAGGTTCTACCGCCATCGCACTACGGGGTGACATCGACGCCCTCCGTATTCATGACTGCAAAAAGGTCGACTATTGCAGCCAGGTCGACGGCGTCATGCATGCCTGCGGTCACGACGCCCACACCACGCTGGTCCTCGGGGCGGCAGAGGCGATCCAAGCGTTAGCGAAGAACAACGAACTGCCCTGGCCGGTCAGGGCTCGCTTTATCTTTCAGCCTGCGGAAGAAACCTGCGTGGGCGCGAAAGCGATGATCAAGGCCGGAGCTCTCGAAGATGTTTCGGCCATCTTCGCGACGCACATGGAGCCTGGCCTTCCCTTTGGCAAAGTCGGATTTCGCAAAGGTGAGCTTACCGCCAATTGCGAAGAGATTCGCATCACTATCCATGGCTCTAGTGGCCACGGAGCCCGGCCCTACGAAGCCAACGATCCAATTGCCGCTGCGGCTCAACTGATCAACACGCTCTATCTGGCGTTACCTCGCGTCACGCAAACACACGAAGCGGTTGTCGTCAGCTTTGGACAGATTCATGGCGGAACGAGTGCCAACGTCATCCCTGAAACAGTCGAACTGCAGGGCACCATGCGAACCCTGCAGGCTCAGACACGCACCGAGACGATCCGCCACATCCACCGGATTGCCGACGGTATTGCGATGGCCACCCAAACGGAAATTGAGGTCAGCTTCGACCTGGGAACGCCTGCGGTTCGAAATGATGGCAACGTGATCGACTTGCTAAGAGAGAACTGTGTCGAGCTACTAGGCATGCCTGCGATCTACGATGTCCCGCGCGCCAGCATGGGAGGGGAAGACTTCGCGTTCTACCTGGACCATGTGCCGGGAGCCATGCTTCGGCTCGGTTGTGCCATCCCAGGTTCAAGTAACTGGCCGCTTCTGCACAGCACAAAGTTCGATATCGATGAACGTGTTTTGCCCCTGGGAGCCAACTTACTTGCTCGCAGCGTGATTGCCTGCTTCGAGCCTGGCTCGCGATTCAATACCCGACTGCTACAGTCTCGGACGACTTCTTCTCCCGATTCGGCTTCAGACTAG
- a CDS encoding MqnA/MqnD/SBP family protein, translated as MAEKKLIRVGHSPDPDDAFMFYALACDKIDTGNYRFEHELVDIETLNRRAFSGELELTAISIHAYAHLHDKYAICSCGASMGDNYGPMVIAKQKFTQDELKTKTIAVPGTLTSAFLGLRMYLGQEFEHVVVPFDEIIEVTAAGEYQGKQVDAGLIIHEGQLTYQRQDLQLLVDLGVWWHDRTDGLPLPLGANGIRKDLGDETIREVTRLLKESIVYGLEHRQPALDYALQFGRGLDNQLADKFVGMYVNDWTIDFGERGRESVTRFLKEGYEVGAIPELITPEFVDG; from the coding sequence TTGGCCGAGAAAAAACTGATCCGCGTTGGGCACAGTCCTGACCCGGACGATGCCTTCATGTTCTACGCTTTGGCCTGCGACAAGATCGATACCGGCAACTATCGGTTCGAGCACGAATTGGTCGATATTGAAACGCTCAACCGGCGCGCCTTTTCTGGCGAGTTGGAATTGACCGCGATCAGCATCCATGCGTACGCTCACTTGCATGACAAGTATGCGATCTGTTCGTGCGGTGCAAGCATGGGGGACAACTACGGCCCCATGGTGATCGCCAAGCAGAAGTTCACGCAAGATGAGTTGAAGACCAAGACGATTGCCGTCCCCGGTACGCTGACATCGGCCTTCCTTGGATTGCGGATGTATCTGGGACAGGAATTTGAGCACGTCGTGGTCCCTTTCGACGAAATCATCGAAGTCACCGCGGCCGGCGAGTACCAAGGCAAGCAAGTTGATGCCGGTCTGATCATTCATGAAGGTCAGCTCACCTACCAACGCCAAGACTTGCAATTGCTTGTCGACCTGGGCGTGTGGTGGCACGATCGTACCGATGGCCTTCCACTTCCGTTAGGCGCCAACGGCATTCGCAAGGACCTGGGCGATGAGACCATTCGGGAAGTTACTCGTCTGCTGAAAGAGAGCATCGTCTACGGCCTGGAACATCGTCAGCCAGCGCTCGATTACGCGTTGCAATTCGGTCGTGGCCTCGACAATCAACTCGCCGACAAGTTCGTCGGGATGTACGTCAATGACTGGACGATCGACTTCGGCGAGCGTGGCCGCGAGTCGGTGACTCGCTTCTTGAAGGAAGGCTACGAAGTAGGAGCCATTCCTGAATTGATCACGCCGGAATTTGTTGACGGCTAG
- the fliS gene encoding flagellar export chaperone FliS — protein sequence MSFASDSTENYLETEVLTATPQKLQLMMINGAIRFAYQARQLSEQQEKEEAWERLMRCREIVAQILCSIKNDGSELMQNVAGIYFFLFQELTDLHAKDEYNRLDGVLNVLNEERQTWEELCQQMPEAPERPSESEREITSSDAEEMMGTPEEITNSEAIEQRPPSSYGYDSGADYYPNSGGGISFDA from the coding sequence ATGAGCTTTGCTAGCGATTCGACAGAAAACTATCTGGAAACGGAAGTCCTCACGGCAACTCCCCAAAAGCTTCAGTTGATGATGATCAACGGGGCGATTCGTTTTGCCTATCAAGCTCGGCAACTGAGCGAACAGCAAGAGAAGGAAGAGGCCTGGGAACGCCTGATGCGTTGTCGAGAAATCGTCGCGCAGATTCTGTGCAGCATCAAGAATGATGGCAGCGAATTGATGCAGAATGTTGCCGGGATCTACTTCTTTCTGTTTCAGGAACTCACCGATCTACATGCCAAAGACGAGTACAACCGTCTCGATGGCGTCCTGAACGTTCTAAATGAGGAACGGCAAACCTGGGAAGAGCTCTGCCAACAGATGCCCGAGGCTCCTGAGCGTCCCAGTGAAAGCGAGCGAGAAATCACCTCTTCCGATGCGGAAGAAATGATGGGAACGCCCGAAGAGATTACCAATTCCGAGGCGATCGAGCAGCGTCCACCTAGCTCGTATGGCTACGATAGTGGTGCCGACTACTACCCCAACTCTGGTGGCGGCATCTCATTTGACGCCTAA